The nucleotide sequence ATGGCGTCGGTCCCGACCAGCCCGTTCGGTCCGTGCTGCTCGGTGGAGCCGATGGGCATGATGATGCCCCTGGACGTCTTCAGATAGGCCTCGACCTCGACCCAGGTGGTGAGATGCAGTTGCACGGCGGCTGTTCCTTCGGTGTCGGGATGTCCTGCGGACCATCTTAGGGTCCGTCCCGCCCGCGGCAACCGGCGTCTTGGGCGGAACCGCCCGGCGCAGGGCGCAGGGCGCAGGGCGCAGAGCGGGGCGGGCCAATCCGTCTTTCGGGGCGCCGCCCCGCTGGACGGATTGGCCCGCCCGGCACATCCCCCACTAGCGCCCGGCCGCCGGCACCCATACAATCGCGTGCATTTCCCATTTTCGGGAGCTGGGCGTGGTTGCGCGGGTCAATACGGTGGCGTTTCAAGGCATCGAGGTGCTGGGGATCGATGTCCAGGTGCAGATGTCCGGCGGGATCGTCGCCTTCACCGTCGTCGGCCTGCCCGACAAGGCGGTGGGCGAGAGCCGGGAGCGGGTCCGGGCGGCGCTGCATGCGCTGGGACTCGCCCTGCCGGCCAAGCGGATCACCGTCAACCTCGCCCCTGCCGACGTGCTGAAGGAGGGCAGCCACTTCGACCTCCCCATCGCGCTCGCCCTGCTGACCGTCATGGGGGTGCTGCCGGATGCCGAGATGCAGCGCTTCGTGGCGCTGGGAGAGCTGGCGCTCGACGGGGCGCTGACCCCGGTGGCCGGCGTGCTGCCGGCGGCGATCGATGCGCTGGCGCAGGACCGCGGCCTGATCTGCCCCGAGTCCTGCGGCGGCGAGGCGGCCTGGGCCGGCCCGGACCTGGAGGTTCTGGCGCCTGCGAACCTGCTGGCCCTGATCAACCATTTCAAGGGAACGCAGGTGCTGACCCGCCCCAGGCCGCGCCTGCAGGAGGTGGGAGGACCACCGCTCGACCTGCGCGACGTGAAGGGGAACGAGACCGCCAAGCGGGCGCTGGAGGTCGCCGCCGCCGGATCCCACAACCTGCTGATGATCGGGCCTCCGGGATCGGGCAAGTCGATGCTTGCCGCCCGGCTGCCCGGACTCCTGCCGCCGCTCGACCCGGCGGAGGCGCTGGAGGTGTCGATGATCCACAGCGTCGGCGGGCTGCTGGAGGGCGGCAAGCTGCTGCGCCAGCGTCCCTTCCGCTCGCCCCACCAGTCGGCCAGCCTGCCGGCGCTGGTCGGCGGCGGCACGCGGGCCAAGCCCGGCGAGATATCCCTGGCCCACCAGGGGGTCCTCTTCCTCGACGAACTGCCCGAGTTTCCCCGGCCGCTGCTGGAGGCGCTGCGCCAGCCGCTGGAAACCGGCAAGGCGGTGGTCAGCCGCGCCAACCACCATGTCACCTATCCGGCGCGGGTCCAGCTGGTCGCCGCGATGAACCCCTGCCGGTGCGGGCATCTCGACGACGCCTCGCTGGCCTGCGCCCGTGCGCCGAAATGCGCCGCGGACTACCAGTCGAAGATCTCCGGCCCGCTGTTCGACCGCATCGACCTGCATATCGACGTGCCGGCGGTCAGCCCGGCCGACCTCAGCCTGCCGCCGCCGGCCGAGGGAAGTGCCGAGGTCGCCGCCCGCGTCGCCGTCGCCCGCGCCATCCAGGCGGAGCGCTATGCCGGACACGGCCCCTATCCCGCCGGGCGCGCGGTGCGGACCAACGCGGAGGCGGACGGCGAGCTGCTGGAAAAGGTCGCCGCCCCCGACCAGCCCGGCCGCGCCCTGCTGACCGAGGCGGCCGACCGGCTGAAGCTGTCCGCCCGCGGCTACCACCGCGTGATGCGCGTCGCCCGCACGCTGGCCGACCTCGACGGGGCGGCCGGGGTCCGGCGGCGCCATGTCGCCGAAGCGCTGGGCTACCGGCGGATCGCGCCCGGGCGGTAGGCCTCCGCCGTCAGCCCGCGTCACGCGCCGCCGCGATGGCGGCTGTGATCGCGCTGCGCGCCTGGGGGCTGTTCTTCCAGCAACTGCTTCCAACCAAATCGGCTGCGGCAGCACAGAGCGTCGCTGCGTCGCAGCGGGCCAACTCGGCAAGGCTGCAGATGCCGAGTTGCTCAAGCCGCTCGACGACCTTCGGTCCCACTCCTCTGACCAGCAGCAGCCGGGCACGATCCTCGCTGGAAAACGGCATGGGCTGATCCTCCGGCTTGTTCCTGCTCAGGGCGTGGTGAAGCGCGGCGGCTTGCCGGCCCCCGGGCAGGCGTTGGCCGGCAGCGACTCGGTCTCGATGAAGGTGGTCGCGGCGGCCAGCGCGCAGGGTTCCCCGGAGGTGACGAGGTGGCCGGCACTGCGGAAGACCAGCCGCCGGCTCTTCGGCAGGGTGGTTGCCGCCCGCTCCGCCCATTCCGGCGGCGTCACCGGGTCGTAGGCACCGGACAGCAGGAGCACCGGCACCGGGCTCGCCACCGGCAGCCGCTCCCCGGCTCCTGATGGCCGGCCGGCCACAGGCGGCAGATGCGCTGGCCCGGATCGTCCGTGGCGACGGCGCCATAGGGGGCGAAGCGGCGGGCGGTCTCGGCGAGGCGCAGCGGATCGGACGGGTTCACCGTCTCGCGGCACTCGATGGCGAAGGCCAACCCGTCGGCGGTGTCGGGGTCGCCGGCCCAGGGATTCGGCACCCACTCGGCCAGCGGGCCGTACCGCCCGCGGGTGGCGCGGTCCAGCATGGCCGGCAACTGCGGCACCGCCTCGCCGGAGGTCATCGCCTCCAGCCCGGCGGCGATCATGGTGGCCGGTGTCAGGCGCAGCGTCTCGGGAACCTCCGATTCGTCATGGTCGGTCACCGGCAGATCGACCGGCGACCGTTCCAGCCGCGCCAGCAGGGCAAGCCAGCGCTTCTCGAGGTCGGGGTAGGCGGCACGACAGGCGCGGTTGGCCGCGCAATCGTCGAACAGCCGGCGGAAGGCGCGCTGCGCCAGCCAGGGCGCCTCCTCCACCGCGTTCACGTCGGGCGGATAGGCCGAGTCGAGCACCGCCGCCCGCACCCGCCCGCCATGGCGGCGCAGCATCTCCAGGGCGACCCGCGTGCCGTAGGACACCGCGAACAGGTTGACGCGCGACGCCCCCAGCGCCGTCGCCACATCCAGCGCATCATCCGCCGCGATGGGCGTGGAGAAGGAGGCACCGTCCAGCCCCTTGCCCTTGAAGCGGGCGGCACAGGCGAGGACGGCCGTCCGCTCCTGCTGCACCCGCTCTTCCGAGGAGGCGGGGGCCGCCGGCATGCGGCTTCCCAGCGCGTCCAGTTCCGGACAGTCGGTGTCCGGCTCCGCCCGGCCGACGCCGCGCGGATCGAACAGGATGACGTTGCGCGTGCGGCGGAAGGGGGCGGACAGATCCCACCACACCTCCATCCGCTCCTCCACCGCCTCGCCGGTTCCGAAGGGCGAGGCGCCGGGGCCGCCTTCTATGAAGAGGACCGGATCCGCGGCAGGCTGGCGCGCCGTGCTCAGCAGCACGGCGACCGGCAGTTGGAAGCTGCCGGCCGAGGGGCGGTCGCGGCGGTCGGGAACGGCGACCGTGCCGCACAGCGCGGCCTCGCCCTCCGGCACGGTGAACCAGCAGGGGCCGGGGGTGAAGCGCGCTTCGGCCAGCGCCGGCGGCGCCCCGGAGAACAGGACGGGCAGCAGGCTGGCGAGAAACGTCAGGCTCTGGGCGATCGGCGGCCACCAGGGCCGCGCAACAGAGATGCGGTCGGGCACGGAACTCCGCAACGGCAGACTGCCGCAGATTGCGGCATGACCTCTGTATTGGCGCAGCCGGCGCCACTTGTCCAGAACTGTGGTGTTACAGCCACCACAAGTGCGGAAATGCCACAGTCTGGCAATTTCGTTTCCAGGGAGCCTTGACGAATTACATCCGATCACGGAACTATTTCCGTCCGGGAAGCGGTGGGGACCCGTGCGTCCAGCCCCTCCGCAAGCCCCGCTCCCTTCCCTTCCAAGCCATAGGAGACGACGATGCCGAGTTTATGGAGCGACCTGCGCCGAAGATGGCTGGATGCGCCCGGCCGGCTGCCCGCCCGGGAGGTGGACCGGCTCTGCCCGCATCTGCGCCGCGACATCGGCCTGACCGCGCTGGAGCCCCACGATCCGGAGGGCGCCCCGGCCGCCGACCCCCTCGCGGACCGCCTGCAGGGCGATCCCATCCGTGACCGGAACTTTTCAAAGGCTCCGACCTTTTTGACGTTGCAACCCTGCCGCTGACGGGCGATACCCGACCGAGCCGCCGGGTGCTGCCGGCCTTCTTTCAACCCCTGGAGAACCCCCATGAAAACCATCGTACCGACCGTCGCGAATCGACGTCTTGCCGATCATCCGATGCGAGCTTGCTGGCAAAAGCCTGCCGGCCACGGCTTTGGCGGACATCTGGCTGAACGAGAATTCCGGTCGTCGAGAGGATATTATGAGTGTCTATCTGGATATACGCGGTCATCGAGTCTTCGCTGAGCATGCCCTTTGGGCCTCTCCGGATTGTTTGTTCGACATCCGGCGGGAGAACGGGGAAGTCGTCGTATGGCTTGGACGCCTGAACATCATCTACACACCGGCCCGGTGGGGACCGCGTCACCGCGGGGGGCTTGCTGATGCCGGCCCAGACTCGCACAGACGCTCGCACTGACACCCGCACCGGCGGCCGCCCCGACGAGGGCGCCACCGTCGTCCAGGTGCTTGAGGCGTTCCGCACGCTCGATCCCGACCTGCCGATCCAGTATGCGCTGAGTTTCATGACGATCGCGCAGAGCGAGGGCATCTCGATCGGGAGCTGGCGGAACGCCTGGGCATCGCCCAGTCCTCCGCGTCGCGCAACGTCGCGGCCCTGAGCCGCTGGCACAGCTTCGGCAAGGCCGGGCTGGATCTCGTCCAGGCGCAGGAAGACCCGCGGGAGCGCCGCCGCAAGATCGTCACCCTGACCGAAAAGGGCCGCGCCTTCCTGGACCAGTTGCGCGCTATCGTCGCCGGCGCCACGCAGGAGCCCGAACCGCGCCGCGCCCGTTCGGCATGAGAACGGCGCTCCCCGCCTGAACCGTCAGCCCGCGCGGTACCGCGCGCGGTAGGAGGGCCACGGCCCCAGCGACTCGGCCTCGTAGACTCCGCGGCCGATGGCGCGGGCGACGCAGTCGGCGGCGAGCGCTCCCAGCCGCGCCAGCGCGACCGCCCGCGCCGGACCATCGGGCAGCGCTTGGGTGCCGGTGGCCAGCCCGAACAGCGTGTCGCCGTCGAAGGGAGTGTGCGCCGGGCGGATGGCCCGTCCCATCCCGTCATGCGCCATGGTGGCGAGGCGCAGCGCCTCCGCCTTGGTCAGCACCGCGTTGGTCGCGACCACTCCGATGGTGGTGTTGGCACCGGGAACCGCGGCGTCGAGGAACGGCAGCACCGGGTCGAGCGGCACCGGACCGGCGGGCGGCGTCTGTCCGCCCATCTCGCCATCCTGCTCCCACGCCCAGGCCCACAGCGTGTCCCGGCCGGGCATCACTGCGGAGCCCACCGGATTCACCGCGATCAGCGCCCCGACCTGCAGCCCGTCCGGCATGACGGCCGAGGCGCTGCCGAGCCCGCCCTTGATGTCCCCCGCCTTGGCACCGAGCCCGGCGCCGGCATTGCCCAGCGCGAAGGCCGGCCCCGCCGCGTCGCAGGCCGCGGCGGCGAGGGCACGATAGGGCGGGGTCTCCCCCCACTCCTTGTCGCCGCCGTTCAGCAGATCGAAGAGGACGGCGGCCGGAACGATCGGCACCCGCCGGTCGCCGACCGGGAAACCGCGTCCGCGCGCCGCCAGCCAGCCCATCGCGCCGGCGGCGGCGTCCAGCCCGAAGGCGGAGCCGCCGGTCAGCACGACGGCATCCACCTGCTCCACGAGGCAGGTCGGGTTCAGGGCGTCGGTCTCGCGGGTTCCGGGGGCCCCGCCGCGCACATCCACCGCGGCCACCGCCGGACGGTCGGGCAGGACCACCGTGACGCCGGAACGCACGGTCTGGTCCTGGGCATTTCCCACCAGGATGCCGTCGACGTCGGTGATGAGGTTGCGCGGTCCCGGCCGGACGGCCACGCTCAGCCGCCCTCGGCCAGATCGTACATGGCGTCCATGTCGGCGATCTGGACCTTGTTGCCTTCCTGCAACGAGATCACCCCGGCCGTCTTCAACTGGGTGAAGGTCCGGCTGACGGTCTCGGTCGTCAGCCCCAGATAATCGGCGATGTCGGCCCGGCTCATCGGAACGAAGACCGGGTTCTCCTTGTGGCCGCGGCGGGCCGCCCGCTGCGACAGCATCAGCAGGAAGGAGCAGATCTTCTCCTTCGCCGTCTTGCGGCCGAGCAGCAGCATCTGGTCCTGCGCCACCGCCAGCTCGTTGGAGGCCATGGAGAACAGGCGCCGCTGCATCTTGGGGAACTCGTCCATCAGCGCGTCGATCTTCTTGCGCGGGAAGCGGCAGAGCGAGGAGCTGGTGACGGTTTCCGCCGTGTAGGCGTAGCTTTCGTTGACGGCGAGGCCGAGGAAGTCGCCGGTCATCAGGAAGCCGGTGATCTGCCGCCGGCCGTCGGGCAGCAGCTTGTACAGCTTCACCGTGCCGGAGGTGACGTTGTAGAGCGCGTCGGCCGCGTCGCCTTCGGCGAAGAGCGTATGCCCGGCGTCCACCCGGACGGTCTGCAGAATATCGGCGAGACGGCGCACCTCCTCAGGGTCCAGTGCCGCGCACACAGTCAGACTGCGCACGGGACAGGCCCCGCAGGGGTTCATCTCCGTCGAAGCGCTCTTTTCACGAGCGCGGCCCATGTCAAAGGGCGGCATTGATTGACCCGACCTTTCGCCGTTCATCGGGCCATATTGGTGCGAAACGTTCTATTTCGCAACCATTGACGCAACGTCAGACTGACTGTCCAGCCCCACCATCGACATAACGCCCCTGGATTAGCGGCCTTTTTCCGATTGAGTGGGCTGCGGCGTTTCGTCGTCGAACAAAATCCGGTGGGCCGCCCCGTCCAGGTCGTCAAACTGCCCGGACTTCAGCGCCCACAGGAAGCTGCCCAGACCCAGGAGCCCCAGGCTCAGCGCGATCGTGATCAGATAGAGAAGCTCGGTCATTCACCACATCCTTGACCAGAGCGCCCCGCGACAGGCGCAGCGCGTTGGCGATAACGATAAGGGAGGAGGAGGACATCGCCAAGGCGGCCAGAAGGGGCGTCAGCATCCCGGCCATGGCGAGCGGCACCGCGAACAGGTTGTAGACCAGCGCGATGGCGAAATTCTGCTTCACCAGCCGGCCGGAGCGCCGCGCCACCTCGTAGGCCTCGACGATCGGGCGCAGCATGCGGCCCTGGAACACCACGTCGGCGGCGGTCTGGCTGACGTCCACCGCGGTGGAGGGCGACATCGAGACCGAGGCGGCCGCCAGCGCCGGCGCGTCGTTCAGGCCGTCGCCGACCATCAGGACCTTGTGGCCGGCCGCCGCCAGCTCGGCCAGCGCGGCGGTCTTGTCGGCCGGGCTCTGTTCCGCCCGCCAGTCGGCGATGCCCAGCCGGCCGGCGACCGCCGCCACCGCCCCGCGCCGGTCGCCCGACAGCAGCCGCACCTGCAGCCCGCGCGCCTTCAGGGCGGCGACCACCGCCGCCGCGTCGGGGCGCGGCGCGTCGAGGAACAGGATACGCAGCGGGGCCGCCCCCGGCTTCGCCAGCCACAGCTCCGGCCCGGCGGCATCCTCGACCTCCTCCGGCGCGCCGGTGAAGCGGCGGCTGCCCAGCCGCAGTTCGCCCTCCGGCGTCGTCAGCGACAGACCGGCGCCCGGAACCTCCGTCACGCCTTCGGCGACCGGAACGCCCGGGACGGCCTGCGCAAGGGCGCGGGCCAGCGGATGGCGGCTGGTCCCGGCCAGCGCGGCGGCGAGCCGCAGATCCTGCGGGTCGATCCCGTCGAGCTGCGGGACCGGCCGCCCCTCCGTCAAGGTGCCCGTCTTGTCGAACACCACCGTGTCGATGGCGGCCAGCCGCTCCAGCGCGGTGGCGGTCTTCAGCAGGGTGCCCTGGCGCATCAGCCGGCCGCTGGCGATCACCTGGACCACCGGCACGGCCAGCGCCAGCGCGCAGGGGCAGGTGATGATCAGCACGGCGACCGCGTTCATCAGCGCCACCTGCCAGGGAACGCCGAAGCCGAACAGCCACATCAGGAAGGTGCTGAGCGCCGTGACATGCACGACCGGCGCATAGAGCCGCGAGACCCGGTCGGCGATGGCGACGTACTTGGCGCGGCCCTGCTCCGCCACCTCCATCAGCCGGACGATCTCGGCCAGCAGCGTGCCCTCGCCCACCGCGGTGACCGTCAGGCGCAGCGGCGCGGTCAGGTTCAGCATGCCGGCGAAGACTTGGTCGCCCGGGCGCACGGTGCCGGGCACCGTCTCGCCGGTGATGAGGCCGGTGTCGAGGTCGGAGGTGCCGTCGCCGACCCGGCCGTCGACCGGGATGCGCTCGCCGACCGCGACCAGCACGGTGGTGCCCGGCGCCACCTGCTCCGGCGGAACGATGCGGCTGCGGCCGTCGGGGTCGAGCACGGTGACGGAGGCGGCGCGCAGGCCGAGGAGCTGTTCCGCGGCCGACCGCGCCCGGCCGCGGGCCCGCTGGTCGAGATAGCGGCCGATCAGCAGGAAGAACAGCAGCATCACCGCGCCGTCGAAATAGGCGTGCGGCCCGCTGTTCATCGTCTCGAACAGGCTCATGCCGGTGGCGAGCAGGACGCCGATGGTCACCGGCACGTCCATGTTGGTCCGACCGTGGCGCAGCGCCGAAAAGGCCGAATAGGCGAAGGGGCGCAGGCTGTAGGCGATGGCCGGCATGCAGATCAGGGCGGAGAGCCAGTGCATCAGGTCGCGCGTGGCGCTCCCCATGTCCTGGACATGGCCGGCCCACACCGATACCGACAGCAGCATCACGTTGCCGGCCGCGAAGCCGGCGACCGCCATGGACCGCAGGAGCCGCGTCTCCGACTTCTTCTGCTCGTCGCCCAGCCGTTCCGGATTGAAGGGAACGACGCGGTAGCCGAGCCGGGCGACCGTTCCCACCACCGCGTTGGCATCGGTCGCCGCCGGATCCCAGCGGACGGTCAGGCGCCGGGTCG is from Azospirillum thermophilum and encodes:
- a CDS encoding YifB family Mg chelatase-like AAA ATPase; amino-acid sequence: MVARVNTVAFQGIEVLGIDVQVQMSGGIVAFTVVGLPDKAVGESRERVRAALHALGLALPAKRITVNLAPADVLKEGSHFDLPIALALLTVMGVLPDAEMQRFVALGELALDGALTPVAGVLPAAIDALAQDRGLICPESCGGEAAWAGPDLEVLAPANLLALINHFKGTQVLTRPRPRLQEVGGPPLDLRDVKGNETAKRALEVAAAGSHNLLMIGPPGSGKSMLAARLPGLLPPLDPAEALEVSMIHSVGGLLEGGKLLRQRPFRSPHQSASLPALVGGGTRAKPGEISLAHQGVLFLDELPEFPRPLLEALRQPLETGKAVVSRANHHVTYPARVQLVAAMNPCRCGHLDDASLACARAPKCAADYQSKISGPLFDRIDLHIDVPAVSPADLSLPPPAEGSAEVAARVAVARAIQAERYAGHGPYPAGRAVRTNAEADGELLEKVAAPDQPGRALLTEAADRLKLSARGYHRVMRVARTLADLDGAAGVRRRHVAEALGYRRIAPGR
- a CDS encoding helix-hairpin-helix domain-containing protein gives rise to the protein MPFSSEDRARLLLVRGVGPKVVERLEQLGICSLAELARCDAATLCAAAADLVGSSCWKNSPQARSAITAAIAAARDAG
- a CDS encoding alpha/beta hydrolase, which encodes MASPVPVLLLSGAYDPVTPPEWAERAATTLPKSRRLVFRSAGHLVTSGEPCALAAATTFIETESLPANACPGAGKPPRFTTP
- a CDS encoding alpha/beta fold hydrolase, with amino-acid sequence MPDRISVARPWWPPIAQSLTFLASLLPVLFSGAPPALAEARFTPGPCWFTVPEGEAALCGTVAVPDRRDRPSAGSFQLPVAVLLSTARQPAADPVLFIEGGPGASPFGTGEAVEERMEVWWDLSAPFRRTRNVILFDPRGVGRAEPDTDCPELDALGSRMPAAPASSEERVQQERTAVLACAARFKGKGLDGASFSTPIAADDALDVATALGASRVNLFAVSYGTRVALEMLRRHGGRVRAAVLDSAYPPDVNAVEEAPWLAQRAFRRLFDDCAANRACRAAYPDLEKRWLALLARLERSPVDLPVTDHDESEVPETLRLTPATMIAAGLEAMTSGEAVPQLPAMLDRATRGRYGPLAEWVPNPWAGDPDTADGLAFAIECRETVNPSDPLRLAETARRFAPYGAVATDDPGQRICRLWPAGHQEPGSGCRWRARCRCSCCPVPTTR
- a CDS encoding P1 family peptidase; the encoded protein is MAVRPGPRNLITDVDGILVGNAQDQTVRSGVTVVLPDRPAVAAVDVRGGAPGTRETDALNPTCLVEQVDAVVLTGGSAFGLDAAAGAMGWLAARGRGFPVGDRRVPIVPAAVLFDLLNGGDKEWGETPPYRALAAAACDAAGPAFALGNAGAGLGAKAGDIKGGLGSASAVMPDGLQVGALIAVNPVGSAVMPGRDTLWAWAWEQDGEMGGQTPPAGPVPLDPVLPFLDAAVPGANTTIGVVATNAVLTKAEALRLATMAHDGMGRAIRPAHTPFDGDTLFGLATGTQALPDGPARAVALARLGALAADCVARAIGRGVYEAESLGPWPSYRARYRAG
- a CDS encoding Crp/Fnr family transcriptional regulator; amino-acid sequence: MRSLTVCAALDPEEVRRLADILQTVRVDAGHTLFAEGDAADALYNVTSGTVKLYKLLPDGRRQITGFLMTGDFLGLAVNESYAYTAETVTSSSLCRFPRKKIDALMDEFPKMQRRLFSMASNELAVAQDQMLLLGRKTAKEKICSFLLMLSQRAARRGHKENPVFVPMSRADIADYLGLTTETVSRTFTQLKTAGVISLQEGNKVQIADMDAMYDLAEGG
- the ccoS gene encoding cbb3-type cytochrome oxidase assembly protein CcoS — translated: MTIALSLGLLGLGSFLWALKSGQFDDLDGAAHRILFDDETPQPTQSEKGR
- a CDS encoding heavy metal translocating P-type ATPase encodes the protein MTACLHCGQDHPEGSGTTASDGSGPFCCTGCAAAYDLVRGLGLERYYERRCVDPAARPLRPEGDDAPVIDYSPHAGEEQDGSRSLHLMVDGLQCAACVWLIETALARQPGVRHARLNMTTRRLTVRWDPAATDANAVVGTVARLGYRVVPFNPERLGDEQKKSETRLLRSMAVAGFAAGNVMLLSVSVWAGHVQDMGSATRDLMHWLSALICMPAIAYSLRPFAYSAFSALRHGRTNMDVPVTIGVLLATGMSLFETMNSGPHAYFDGAVMLLFFLLIGRYLDQRARGRARSAAEQLLGLRAASVTVLDPDGRSRIVPPEQVAPGTTVLVAVGERIPVDGRVGDGTSDLDTGLITGETVPGTVRPGDQVFAGMLNLTAPLRLTVTAVGEGTLLAEIVRLMEVAEQGRAKYVAIADRVSRLYAPVVHVTALSTFLMWLFGFGVPWQVALMNAVAVLIITCPCALALAVPVVQVIASGRLMRQGTLLKTATALERLAAIDTVVFDKTGTLTEGRPVPQLDGIDPQDLRLAAALAGTSRHPLARALAQAVPGVPVAEGVTEVPGAGLSLTTPEGELRLGSRRFTGAPEEVEDAAGPELWLAKPGAAPLRILFLDAPRPDAAAVVAALKARGLQVRLLSGDRRGAVAAVAGRLGIADWRAEQSPADKTAALAELAAAGHKVLMVGDGLNDAPALAAASVSMSPSTAVDVSQTAADVVFQGRMLRPIVEAYEVARRSGRLVKQNFAIALVYNLFAVPLAMAGMLTPLLAALAMSSSSLIVIANALRLSRGALVKDVVNDRASLSDHDRAEPGAPGSGQLPVGAEVRAV